One segment of Rickettsiella grylli DNA contains the following:
- a CDS encoding GatB/YqeY domain-containing protein, with protein sequence MMMATLKQRIQEDTKTALRTQDKQRLNVMRLISAEIKQVEVDERIEVDDKRITQILNKMIKQRRDSIQQFGKAKRDDLAEQERLEVNVIQMYLPEPLSEADIDRLLSESITKVGATSVKDMGKVMAELKERIQGRADMTQISKKIKARLGP encoded by the coding sequence ATGATGATGGCAACGCTCAAACAGCGCATTCAGGAAGATACGAAAACGGCCCTTCGAACGCAGGACAAGCAGCGTCTCAATGTGATGCGGCTTATTTCGGCTGAAATTAAACAAGTTGAAGTGGATGAGCGCATTGAAGTGGATGATAAGCGTATTACACAAATACTGAATAAAATGATTAAGCAACGTCGCGATTCCATTCAACAATTTGGCAAGGCGAAGCGTGATGATTTAGCGGAACAAGAACGTTTGGAAGTCAATGTTATTCAAATGTATTTGCCTGAACCTTTAAGTGAGGCCGATATTGATCGGCTATTATCCGAGTCTATTACCAAAGTAGGCGCTACCTCCGTTAAAGATATGGGAAAGGTCATGGCAGAACTGAAAGAAAGGATTCAAGGTCGTGCGGATATGACGCAGATTAGTAAAAAAATTAAAGCACGTTTGGGGCCTTAG
- the rpsU gene encoding 30S ribosomal protein S21 yields MPGVILKTSETLESAIRRYKRACEKSGIFAEVRRREYYEKPTEARKRRFAAAVKRCRKRLMRDNPCFIAKTKRKH; encoded by the coding sequence ATGCCTGGCGTAATACTTAAAACCAGCGAAACACTCGAATCAGCAATCCGTCGTTACAAGCGTGCCTGTGAGAAGTCAGGTATTTTCGCTGAAGTGCGACGTCGAGAATACTACGAGAAACCGACTGAGGCACGCAAGCGTCGTTTTGCTGCAGCAGTGAAACGTTGTCGCAAGCGTTTGATGCGTGATAATCCTTGTTTTATCGCTAAAACCAAACGTAAGCACTAA
- the tsaD gene encoding tRNA (adenosine(37)-N6)-threonylcarbamoyltransferase complex transferase subunit TsaD, which translates to MQSFYSKKTHCQPQKIACVLGIETSCDETGIALYHGQKGLLAHTLYSQIELHNRYGGVVPELASRDHILKILPLLQETLSAAHLSLSAINGIAYCSGPGLAGALLVGATFGRSLGWALGIPSLGVHHMEAHLLAPMLDDPMPEFPFLALLVSGGHTLLAEVTHIGRYKILGVSLDDAAGEAFDKTAQLLGLAYPGGPAIAAFAEKGKSKQYQFPRPMLNRPDCHFSFSGLKTFVNTTFKNSDKTDQTKANIAYEFQSAVVDTLVAKTARALNQTGLGRLVVAGGVAANTQLRKALKTLATQQNVSLYYPQPRFCTDNGAMIAYLGYRRLNLGQYDNDLIIRTIARYPLDQLD; encoded by the coding sequence ATGCAAAGTTTCTATTCAAAAAAAACTCATTGCCAACCCCAAAAGATCGCTTGTGTATTAGGGATTGAGACCTCTTGCGACGAAACGGGTATCGCGCTCTACCATGGCCAAAAAGGTCTCCTTGCTCATACGTTATATAGCCAAATTGAGCTTCATAATCGCTATGGGGGGGTTGTTCCAGAACTTGCCTCACGTGATCATATACTCAAAATATTACCCTTACTTCAAGAAACCTTATCTGCTGCTCATCTTTCGCTCTCAGCCATTAATGGGATCGCTTATTGTTCAGGCCCTGGTCTTGCTGGCGCACTCTTAGTCGGCGCAACCTTTGGGCGTAGTTTAGGTTGGGCCCTTGGCATTCCAAGCTTAGGTGTCCATCACATGGAAGCGCATTTGCTTGCGCCGATGTTGGACGACCCAATGCCTGAATTTCCGTTTCTTGCATTACTCGTTTCAGGCGGTCATACCTTATTAGCGGAGGTAACCCATATTGGCCGCTATAAAATTTTAGGGGTAAGTCTTGATGACGCAGCCGGTGAAGCATTTGATAAAACAGCCCAATTATTAGGGCTCGCCTATCCAGGCGGGCCTGCTATTGCGGCTTTCGCTGAAAAAGGGAAATCGAAACAATACCAATTTCCACGACCGATGCTGAATAGACCGGATTGTCATTTTAGTTTTAGTGGTCTTAAAACCTTCGTGAATACAACGTTTAAAAATAGCGATAAAACCGATCAAACAAAAGCCAATATTGCTTATGAATTTCAATCTGCCGTGGTGGATACCCTCGTTGCAAAAACCGCGCGCGCTTTAAATCAAACGGGTTTAGGTCGTTTAGTCGTTGCCGGGGGTGTCGCGGCGAATACCCAGCTCAGAAAAGCACTTAAGACGCTGGCAACCCAACAAAATGTTTCACTTTATTATCCACAACCTCGTTTTTGTACCGATAATGGCGCCATGATTGCTTATTTAGGTTATCGACGTTTGAATTTAGGACAATATGATAATGATTTAATCATAAGAACGATTGCTCGTTATCCTCTCGACCAATTAGATTAA
- the plsY gene encoding glycerol-3-phosphate 1-O-acyltransferase PlsY produces the protein MQLLFFLMAYLLGSVSSAIIVSRFANLPDPRTQGSKNPGASNVLRLGGKKLAALVLFGDLLKGWIPVMVAKWLGLSLSSLAWVAFFAFIGHLFPVFFGFRGGKGVATAWGGLFAVAWPLGVVGLLSWSVVLILFRYISVASMAASLVTFFYAFYAYSFSVYFPIFLITLLLIAGHASNIKRLFQGKEPQLNRRVFNKK, from the coding sequence ATGCAATTGCTATTTTTTTTAATGGCTTACTTATTGGGTTCAGTATCCAGTGCGATTATTGTTAGTCGATTTGCAAATCTACCGGATCCTCGTACGCAAGGTTCTAAAAATCCAGGGGCAAGCAATGTCTTAAGGTTGGGTGGAAAAAAATTAGCGGCACTGGTTTTGTTCGGTGATCTTTTGAAAGGATGGATTCCGGTGATGGTCGCTAAGTGGTTAGGTTTATCGTTATCCTCTTTAGCGTGGGTGGCTTTTTTTGCTTTTATCGGTCATCTTTTTCCTGTTTTTTTTGGTTTTCGTGGGGGAAAAGGAGTTGCAACGGCATGGGGTGGATTGTTTGCTGTGGCATGGCCTTTAGGCGTAGTCGGCCTATTAAGCTGGAGCGTTGTACTCATCCTCTTTCGTTATATTTCAGTTGCATCCATGGCGGCTTCACTAGTGACATTTTTTTATGCATTTTACGCGTATTCTTTTTCGGTTTATTTTCCTATCTTTCTCATAACGTTGTTATTAATAGCCGGTCACGCTTCAAATATTAAACGTTTATTTCAAGGAAAAGAACCTCAATTAAACCGACGTGTATTCAATAAAAAATAA
- the orn gene encoding oligoribonuclease, protein MTPKAGNLIWIDLEMTGLDTNQDKIIEIATIITDSQLEIIEEGPVFAIFQSESILTHMDDWNKRQHKNSGLLDRVRLSKMTEEEAEKQTLEFIMKHVPPQKSPMCGNSICQDRRFLARCMPVLENYFHYRNLDVSTLKELAYRWSPNLLGAYKKKSKHLALEDVRDSINELRYYREHLFKL, encoded by the coding sequence ATGACGCCTAAAGCAGGTAATTTAATTTGGATCGATCTCGAGATGACAGGACTTGATACCAATCAAGATAAAATCATTGAGATTGCGACCATTATCACCGATTCTCAATTAGAAATTATAGAAGAAGGTCCTGTGTTTGCCATTTTTCAATCTGAATCTATCTTGACCCATATGGATGATTGGAATAAACGCCAACATAAGAACTCGGGTTTACTCGATAGAGTCAGACTCAGTAAAATGACCGAAGAGGAAGCCGAAAAACAAACGTTAGAGTTTATTATGAAACATGTTCCTCCTCAGAAATCACCTATGTGCGGGAATAGTATTTGTCAGGACCGTCGTTTTTTAGCGCGCTGTATGCCTGTATTAGAAAACTATTTTCATTATAGAAATTTGGATGTGAGTACATTGAAGGAGCTTGCTTATCGCTGGAGCCCCAATCTTTTAGGTGCCTACAAAAAAAAATCAAAGCATTTAGCCTTAGAAGACGTGCGAGATTCTATTAATGAACTCCGTTATTATCGGGAGCATTTATTTAAACTTTAA
- the efp gene encoding elongation factor P — translation MTVYTTNELKNSMKVMLDNDPYVILENNYVKPGKGQAFNRIKLRNLKNNRVIERTLKSGDTLQAADVFDIEVHYLYNDSHIWHFMDPVTFEQYAADRQVVNQAKLWLKEQDLCILTLFNGSPLCVTPPNFVNLKIVETDPGLRGDTSGGGGKPARLETGAIVRVPLFVQTGELIKVDTRTGEYLSRIKE, via the coding sequence ATGACTGTCTATACCACCAATGAATTAAAAAACAGTATGAAGGTTATGTTAGATAATGACCCTTATGTCATATTGGAAAATAATTATGTAAAACCAGGGAAAGGACAAGCGTTTAATCGGATAAAATTACGTAATTTAAAAAACAATCGCGTGATCGAACGTACGTTAAAATCGGGTGATACGCTGCAAGCGGCCGATGTATTTGATATTGAGGTTCATTATCTTTATAACGATAGTCATATTTGGCATTTTATGGATCCGGTCACATTTGAGCAATACGCCGCTGACCGTCAAGTAGTCAATCAAGCCAAATTATGGTTAAAAGAACAAGACTTATGCATTTTAACCTTATTTAATGGAAGCCCTTTGTGTGTAACGCCCCCCAATTTTGTTAATTTAAAAATAGTAGAAACTGATCCGGGCCTACGTGGTGATACCTCAGGCGGAGGTGGGAAACCCGCTCGTTTAGAAACAGGCGCTATCGTACGCGTTCCTTTATTTGTCCAAACAGGCGAATTAATTAAAGTGGATACGCGGACTGGGGAATATCTTTCCCGCATAAAAGAATAG
- the truB gene encoding tRNA pseudouridine(55) synthase TruB, with amino-acid sequence MQALRSKKRAITGILLLDKPKGMTSNQALQKVKQLFLADKIGHTGSLDPLATGLLPLCLGEATKFSQFLLNADKRYVVSARLGIKTNTGDAEGEVIKSCPIADYSLNELEAILSHFRGSILQTPPMFSALKYKGQPLYKLARQGIVVERRPRTVKIHCLHLLESNEDKSVLSLEIKCSKGTYIRTLIEDIGESLGCGAYVQNLRRLGVANYCADQMVSLDELQALSQNERYEKLLNLDSLLSEWPIFKVSQAAAYYLYCGRTLLLPNLPKQGLLRLCLKENDRFIGIGEILENGRVMPRRLIDFNKSGF; translated from the coding sequence ATGCAGGCTCTACGTTCTAAAAAACGCGCAATAACAGGTATTTTATTGCTTGATAAGCCGAAGGGAATGACATCAAATCAGGCTTTACAAAAAGTTAAGCAATTATTTTTAGCCGATAAAATTGGGCATACCGGGAGTCTCGATCCGTTAGCAACGGGTTTGTTACCTTTATGTCTTGGAGAAGCCACCAAATTTTCTCAATTTCTACTCAATGCGGATAAACGTTATGTGGTGAGTGCGCGTTTGGGTATTAAAACCAATACGGGAGACGCTGAGGGTGAAGTAATTAAATCGTGTCCTATTGCGGACTATTCCCTTAACGAACTCGAAGCTATTTTGTCTCACTTTCGTGGGTCAATTTTACAAACACCACCGATGTTTTCAGCTTTAAAATACAAAGGCCAGCCGTTATATAAATTAGCGCGACAAGGTATCGTTGTTGAACGTCGCCCACGAACCGTTAAGATACATTGTTTACACTTACTTGAATCCAATGAAGATAAAAGCGTACTGAGTCTAGAAATTAAATGTAGTAAAGGAACGTATATCCGTACCTTAATTGAAGATATTGGTGAATCCTTGGGTTGTGGTGCTTATGTACAGAATTTGCGTCGCTTAGGCGTGGCTAATTATTGTGCGGATCAAATGGTGAGTTTAGATGAATTACAGGCGTTAAGCCAAAATGAACGCTATGAAAAATTATTGAACTTAGACAGTTTGTTAAGTGAATGGCCTATTTTTAAAGTCTCGCAGGCCGCCGCCTATTATCTCTATTGCGGACGAACTCTCTTATTACCTAATTTGCCAAAACAAGGTTTGTTGCGCTTGTGTCTAAAAGAAAATGATCGTTTTATTGGCATCGGCGAAATTTTGGAAAATGGGCGTGTTATGCCTCGGCGTTTAATTGACTTTAATAAATCAGGATTTTAA
- the rbfA gene encoding 30S ribosome-binding factor RbfA: MQKNSNRVARIADLIKKELSNHILNKEIADSRLKFITITSVKVSRDLSYADILFTQLSVENSDEKQKDKELAVQLVRKASARLRYALAQRLHLYKIPRLRFFYDDFLEESHRLHCLIEQAMTKDKSKRTE; this comes from the coding sequence ATGCAAAAGAACTCTAATCGCGTTGCGCGTATTGCTGATCTTATTAAAAAAGAATTAAGCAATCATATTTTAAACAAGGAAATAGCGGACAGTCGTTTGAAATTCATTACCATTACCTCAGTGAAAGTTTCTCGAGATCTTTCTTATGCGGATATCTTATTTACGCAGTTATCGGTAGAAAATTCAGACGAAAAACAAAAAGATAAGGAATTAGCCGTTCAATTAGTAAGAAAAGCATCTGCTCGTTTACGTTATGCCTTAGCTCAGCGTTTACATTTATATAAGATACCTCGTTTGCGATTTTTTTATGATGATTTTTTGGAGGAAAGTCATCGACTCCATTGTTTAATTGAACAAGCAATGACTAAAGATAAATCAAAACGTACTGAATAA
- the infB gene encoding translation initiation factor IF-2, which produces MTENIKDKTESKVFNESSKDGAVDSAKKVITLTRTRKSTSLLKVKDTSGKAKTIKVQVRKKRTYVKSNEGLIDEETNRANEAKEKEALIQQEKKQATEKLSTMTETQDKQTAGIKKTIDETEIVSGGEKKEHVPRSEKAVAPVSPSKKTKPPSEKLVIALPKNTERVDRDKKHKNRNLKEKEMAKYRHKAIYQFEDESDEQFRHRKKTGKSKRPSQLLQQQFEKPVIAVVHEVEIPETITVGDLAQKMSIKAAEIIKALMKLGVIATINQVIDQDTAILVVEEMGHVAKPVSSNALEEGLIHTTQEKMGELLPRPPVVTIMGHVDHGKTSLLDYIRRTKVTQKEAGGITQHIGAYHVEISKGVITFLDTPGHSAFTAMRARGTRVTDIVILVVAADDGVMPQTIEAIQHAKAANVPIVVAINKIDKPEADLDRIKNELAKQGLNPEEWGGDTMLIPVSAKTGQGVDDLLDSLLVQAEVLELKAPYEGPGQGIVIESRLDKGKGSVVTILVQRGKLRKGDLLLAGTAYGRVRALLDEQGKLVEAAGPSMPVEVLGLSSTPVAGDEAVVVADEKKAREIALFREGKLREAKLAQQRMLKTGDIFGQLDENQVKTLNIIVKTDMQGSAEALQEALNKLSTSEVKIKIVYIGVGAITESDANLALASKALILGFNVRADATAKRTVEKEGLIMNYYSVIYDLIDQVKNIMNGLLTPEIKEKILGLAEVREVFRSAKLGVIAGCMVTEGLVKRNAPIRLLRDNVVIYEGELYSLRRFKEDATEVRHGMECGIGIKNFTDIRVGDMIEVYERVSISRTV; this is translated from the coding sequence ATGACAGAAAATATTAAAGATAAAACTGAAAGTAAGGTTTTTAATGAATCGAGTAAAGATGGCGCAGTGGATAGTGCTAAAAAAGTGATTACATTAACGCGGACGCGTAAAAGTACCAGTTTGCTTAAAGTCAAAGATACTTCGGGTAAAGCCAAAACGATTAAAGTACAAGTTCGCAAGAAAAGAACGTATGTGAAAAGTAATGAGGGCTTAATTGACGAAGAAACGAATCGGGCGAATGAAGCCAAAGAAAAAGAAGCCTTAATACAGCAAGAAAAAAAACAAGCGACTGAAAAATTATCGACGATGACAGAGACGCAGGATAAGCAAACGGCTGGAATTAAAAAAACGATCGATGAAACGGAAATTGTCAGTGGAGGAGAAAAGAAAGAACACGTTCCTCGTTCTGAAAAAGCGGTAGCACCTGTATCTCCTTCTAAAAAAACGAAGCCACCCAGTGAAAAGCTGGTCATTGCCTTACCAAAAAATACAGAAAGAGTGGATCGCGATAAAAAACATAAAAATCGCAATTTAAAAGAAAAAGAAATGGCGAAATATCGACACAAAGCGATTTATCAATTTGAAGATGAATCCGATGAGCAATTCCGTCATCGTAAAAAAACAGGAAAATCGAAACGACCGAGTCAATTATTACAGCAACAATTTGAAAAACCCGTCATAGCGGTTGTTCATGAAGTTGAAATCCCCGAGACGATTACCGTCGGTGATTTAGCGCAAAAAATGTCAATAAAGGCCGCTGAAATTATTAAAGCATTAATGAAATTAGGTGTGATCGCCACGATTAACCAAGTTATTGACCAGGATACGGCGATACTCGTGGTAGAAGAAATGGGGCATGTTGCAAAACCCGTGAGTTCGAATGCATTAGAAGAAGGTTTAATCCATACAACGCAAGAAAAAATGGGCGAATTATTGCCTCGCCCACCCGTAGTGACCATTATGGGCCATGTTGACCATGGAAAAACCTCACTTTTAGATTACATTCGGCGAACGAAAGTGACACAGAAAGAAGCGGGTGGTATTACACAGCATATTGGTGCTTATCATGTCGAAATATCGAAAGGCGTTATTACCTTTTTAGACACGCCGGGTCATTCCGCTTTCACAGCGATGCGAGCGCGTGGTACACGGGTAACCGATATTGTTATTTTGGTTGTCGCAGCCGATGATGGGGTTATGCCACAGACCATCGAAGCGATTCAACATGCGAAAGCAGCCAATGTGCCTATCGTCGTTGCAATTAACAAAATCGATAAACCCGAAGCTGATCTCGACAGAATAAAAAATGAATTAGCGAAGCAAGGTCTTAATCCTGAGGAATGGGGTGGAGATACGATGCTTATCCCTGTTTCAGCAAAAACAGGTCAGGGTGTTGATGATTTATTAGATTCGCTATTGGTTCAAGCAGAGGTGCTTGAATTAAAAGCACCATACGAGGGTCCCGGACAAGGAATTGTCATCGAGTCACGATTAGATAAAGGAAAAGGTTCGGTTGTAACGATATTAGTGCAACGGGGAAAACTTCGTAAAGGTGATTTATTGTTAGCGGGCACGGCTTATGGTCGTGTCAGAGCATTACTGGATGAACAGGGAAAATTAGTTGAAGCGGCAGGGCCTTCTATGCCTGTTGAAGTACTGGGCTTATCCAGTACGCCAGTGGCAGGAGATGAAGCCGTGGTTGTTGCCGATGAAAAAAAGGCACGAGAAATTGCTTTATTTCGTGAAGGGAAATTACGTGAAGCGAAATTAGCACAACAACGAATGCTTAAAACCGGTGATATTTTTGGTCAACTCGATGAAAATCAAGTTAAAACGTTAAATATAATTGTAAAAACCGATATGCAAGGATCTGCTGAAGCCTTACAAGAAGCTTTAAATAAACTGTCTACTTCTGAAGTTAAAATAAAAATTGTCTATATCGGGGTCGGTGCGATTACCGAATCGGATGCGAACCTCGCGTTAGCTTCAAAAGCATTAATTTTAGGATTTAATGTTCGAGCGGATGCTACTGCGAAAAGAACAGTAGAAAAAGAAGGCCTCATCATGAACTATTATAGCGTTATTTATGACCTGATCGATCAAGTTAAAAACATCATGAATGGATTGCTTACGCCAGAAATAAAAGAAAAAATTCTCGGTTTAGCCGAAGTTCGCGAAGTTTTTCGATCAGCGAAGCTGGGTGTTATTGCAGGATGTATGGTGACAGAAGGTTTAGTCAAACGTAATGCACCGATTCGATTACTGCGTGATAATGTTGTTATTTATGAAGGTGAATTATATTCTTTACGTCGATTTAAAGAGGATGCAACGGAGGTTCGTCATGGTATGGAATGTGGAATTGGCATAAAAAATTTTACGGATATTCGAGTAGGCGATATGATCGAAGTTTATGAACGTGTTTCAATATCAAGAACAGTCTAA
- the nusA gene encoding transcription termination factor NusA — protein MKKEILLVAETVSNEKDVDKELIFKAIEAALAMATKKKAGEDIDVRIAIDRRTGDYETFRTWTVVADEAEFNHSDEIPVSFDPLKHIQLSEAKKRHPNSQIGDIIEERMPSVEFGRIAAQTAKQVIIQKVREAERAKIAEAYTNRVGELLSGIVKRVTREGLIVDLGASVEAFVPREEMIPREEIRSEDRLRGYLYAVNPQVRGPQLLMSRTRPEMLIELFKIEVPEIGEELIEIKSAARDPGSRAKIAVKTNDGRIDPIGACVGMRGARVQAVSSELAGERIDIVLWDDNPVQLVINAMAPAEVASIVVDEDTKVMDVAVQEDQLSQAIGRNGQNVRLASELTGWIINVITVEEAAKKIVKESENLQNLFIEQLTIDEALAEMLVREGFTSLEEIAYVSAQELLAIEGFDSILVEMLQTRAKEVLALQAPTKQKSSTTEHEKFLEPHRDLLSLEGMTEEIATTLAKRGVSSREALAELAVDDLLDIIELDREKAGKLIMSARAPWFVEEKK, from the coding sequence ATGAAAAAAGAAATTTTACTAGTGGCAGAGACGGTATCTAACGAAAAAGATGTTGATAAAGAGCTTATTTTTAAAGCGATAGAAGCCGCTTTAGCGATGGCAACTAAAAAAAAAGCAGGTGAAGACATTGACGTTCGTATTGCTATCGATAGGCGTACCGGTGACTATGAAACGTTTCGCACGTGGACGGTCGTTGCAGATGAAGCTGAATTTAATCATTCTGATGAAATACCCGTTTCTTTTGACCCCTTAAAACACATTCAATTAAGTGAAGCTAAAAAACGTCATCCTAATAGCCAAATAGGCGATATTATCGAAGAGCGTATGCCTTCTGTGGAATTTGGTCGTATTGCAGCTCAAACGGCAAAACAAGTGATTATTCAAAAAGTCAGAGAAGCTGAGCGTGCTAAAATAGCAGAGGCTTATACGAACCGAGTCGGTGAGTTGCTATCAGGTATCGTCAAGCGGGTGACGAGAGAAGGTTTAATTGTAGATTTAGGGGCTAGCGTCGAGGCTTTTGTCCCACGCGAAGAAATGATACCGCGTGAAGAGATACGTTCTGAAGATCGTTTGCGGGGGTATTTATATGCGGTCAATCCACAAGTTCGAGGTCCACAATTATTGATGAGTCGCACCCGTCCAGAAATGCTGATTGAACTTTTTAAAATAGAAGTTCCAGAGATTGGCGAGGAGTTAATTGAAATTAAAAGCGCAGCGCGCGATCCAGGGTCACGTGCTAAAATTGCAGTGAAAACAAATGATGGTCGTATTGATCCAATCGGTGCCTGTGTGGGCATGCGTGGTGCACGCGTGCAAGCGGTTTCTAGTGAGTTAGCAGGTGAACGGATTGATATTGTCTTATGGGATGATAATCCTGTTCAATTAGTGATCAATGCTATGGCACCTGCTGAAGTGGCTTCTATTGTCGTGGATGAAGATACAAAAGTGATGGATGTCGCCGTACAAGAGGATCAATTATCTCAGGCGATTGGTCGCAATGGTCAAAATGTACGTTTAGCGAGTGAATTAACCGGTTGGATTATTAATGTGATTACCGTAGAAGAAGCGGCCAAAAAAATAGTAAAAGAATCGGAAAATTTACAAAATCTTTTTATAGAGCAACTGACTATTGATGAAGCGCTTGCCGAGATGTTAGTCCGGGAGGGATTTACGAGTTTAGAAGAAATTGCTTATGTCTCCGCGCAAGAGCTGTTAGCTATCGAAGGATTTGATTCAATCTTAGTCGAGATGCTCCAAACCCGTGCTAAAGAAGTATTGGCGTTACAAGCACCAACGAAGCAAAAATCTTCAACAACGGAGCATGAAAAATTTTTAGAACCCCATCGGGATTTACTATCCTTAGAAGGGATGACTGAAGAAATAGCGACTACATTGGCGAAAAGAGGTGTTTCTTCACGTGAAGCGTTAGCTGAGTTGGCAGTGGATGATCTCCTTGATATCATCGAATTAGATCGTGAAAAAGCCGGTAAACTGATTATGTCAGCGCGCGCGCCTTGGTTTGTTGAGGAAAAAAAATAA
- the rimP gene encoding ribosome maturation factor RimP, whose protein sequence is MIRNNSAIEARLSPTIEALGYELWACVYLREGQKNRLRIYIDSEKGITLSDCERVSRQVGALLDVEDLLQGHYHLEVSSPGLDRPLIKEDHFQRYVGYPIHVFLQSPIDNQRKFKGLLQSTRASGIVLNREGKEFVLTWDNILHANVLPKMNK, encoded by the coding sequence ATGATAAGAAACAATTCAGCGATAGAAGCGAGGTTATCACCCACGATTGAGGCACTCGGCTATGAGTTGTGGGCCTGCGTCTATCTGAGAGAAGGTCAAAAAAATAGATTACGTATCTATATTGATAGTGAGAAAGGCATTACGCTTTCGGATTGTGAGCGCGTAAGCCGGCAGGTGGGTGCATTATTGGATGTTGAGGACCTTTTACAAGGTCACTATCACTTAGAGGTTTCTTCTCCTGGTTTAGATAGGCCGCTTATTAAAGAGGATCATTTTCAGCGTTACGTGGGTTACCCAATACATGTTTTTTTACAATCACCTATTGATAATCAACGCAAATTTAAAGGCCTTTTGCAATCAACAAGGGCTTCTGGGATAGTACTGAACCGAGAAGGAAAGGAATTTGTATTAACATGGGACAATATTTTACATGCGAATGTATTGCCTAAGATGAATAAATAA